A genomic stretch from Astatotilapia calliptera chromosome 4, fAstCal1.2, whole genome shotgun sequence includes:
- the pvalb8 gene encoding parvalbumin 8: protein MSLSSILSADAIDSAIKDCQAPDSFCAKKFFQICGLTKKSPQDIKKVFGILDNDASGFIEEEELKFFLQRFCPGARVLTDKETKAFLSAADDDSDGMIGADEFQAMVLS from the exons ATGTCGCTCTCATCTATCCTTTCTGCTGATGCCATCGACAGTGCTATCAAGGACTGCCAAG CTCCAGACTCCTTCTGTGCTAAGAAGTTTTTCCAGATATGTGGCCTCACCAAGAAGAGCCCTCAGGATATAAAGAAGGTTTTTGGGATTCTGGACAACGATGCCAGTGGCTTCATCGAGGAAGAAGAGCTCAA GTTTTTCCTCCAGAGGTTTTGTCCCGGGGCTCGTGTTCTGACAGATAAGGAGACCAAGGCTTTCCTGAGTGCTGCTGATGATGATAGCGACGGTATGATTGGAGCAGATG AGTTCCAAGCCATGGTCTTGTCCTAA